The Patescibacteria group bacterium genome includes a window with the following:
- a CDS encoding lipopolysaccharide biosynthesis protein produces MANNLEDKIEDVELNLETVKKRAVKGVVILTGRTFFLNLVSFFATALLTFFLEPSQFGIFWIVSALVNFLSYFSDIGLAAALIQKKDKIRQEDLSTTFLVQQGLVLIILLTIFLANPILVRFYHLDFEGKLLLYVLGISLFLSSLKTIPSVLLERDLEFGKLVIPQILENLTYNLLAVFLAWRGFGVRSFTYSVLARGIVGLLAIYVLKPWRPKIYFSKESFKNLIGFGLPYQVNTLLATVKDDGLNAVLGGILGGSGFGFLAWAQKWGQAPLRFFMDQVIKVTFPAFSRMQDDKEQLRSSLERSIFFISLFVFPSLFGLLALAPILVQVIPKYLKWQPAIIPLYLIGVNTLFAAVSTQLTNLLNAVGKIKITFKLMVMWTVLSWLIIPFLSIKFGVNGAALGYLILGLSSVVVFIIVRNFLPFSFSRSFLKPLLASLLMFLVLVIFKSYLPVKFVSVLILILLGVLVYFVSIYILVGSLFKEDVKKSFEIFFGKRK; encoded by the coding sequence GTGGCAAATAATCTTGAAGACAAAATAGAGGATGTTGAGCTTAATCTTGAAACTGTTAAGAAGAGAGCTGTTAAAGGAGTCGTGATTTTGACTGGAAGGACTTTTTTTCTTAATCTAGTTTCTTTTTTTGCAACTGCGCTTTTGACTTTTTTTCTTGAACCTTCTCAGTTTGGGATTTTTTGGATAGTTTCAGCCTTGGTTAATTTTTTGTCTTATTTTAGTGATATTGGTTTAGCGGCCGCTTTGATTCAAAAGAAAGATAAAATTAGGCAGGAAGATCTCTCAACTACATTTTTGGTTCAGCAGGGTTTGGTTTTGATAATTTTATTGACCATATTCTTAGCAAATCCGATTTTGGTTAGGTTTTACCATCTTGATTTTGAAGGAAAACTTTTGCTTTATGTTTTGGGTATTAGTCTTTTTTTGTCTTCTCTTAAGACTATTCCCTCGGTTTTGCTTGAGCGAGATCTTGAGTTTGGCAAGTTGGTTATTCCCCAAATATTAGAAAATTTGACCTATAACCTCTTGGCGGTGTTTCTGGCCTGGCGCGGCTTTGGAGTGAGAAGTTTTACTTATAGTGTTCTTGCCAGAGGCATTGTTGGTCTTTTGGCGATTTATGTTCTTAAGCCTTGGAGGCCCAAGATTTATTTTTCAAAGGAATCTTTTAAAAACTTGATAGGATTTGGGCTTCCATATCAGGTAAATACTCTTCTTGCGACTGTTAAGGATGATGGTTTAAATGCTGTTTTGGGGGGTATTTTGGGTGGATCTGGTTTTGGTTTTCTTGCTTGGGCTCAAAAATGGGGGCAGGCGCCTTTGAGGTTTTTTATGGATCAGGTTATTAAAGTAACCTTTCCGGCTTTTTCAAGAATGCAAGATGATAAAGAGCAGCTTAGATCTTCTCTTGAGAGATCTATTTTTTTTATTTCACTTTTTGTTTTTCCATCTCTTTTTGGACTTTTGGCTTTGGCTCCAATTTTGGTTCAGGTTATTCCCAAATACCTTAAATGGCAGCCTGCTATAATTCCTCTTTATTTAATTGGGGTAAACACTCTTTTTGCTGCGGTTTCAACTCAGCTTACTAATTTATTGAATGCTGTCGGGAAGATAAAAATAACCTTTAAATTGATGGTGATGTGGACGGTTCTTTCCTGGCTTATCATACCGTTTTTATCAATTAAGTTTGGAGTTAATGGCGCAGCCTTAGGCTATCTTATTTTAGGTTTAAGCTCGGTGGTTGTGTTTATAATAGTTAGAAATTTCTTGCCGTTTTCTTTTTCTCGTTCTTTCTTAAAGCCACTTTTGGCATCTCTTTTGATGTTTTTGGTTTTGGTTATTTTTAAGAGTTATTTACCGGTTAAATTTGTTTCTGTCTTGATTTTAATTTTATTGGGAGTGCTTGTTTATTTTGTCTCGATTTATATTTTGGTGGGTAGTTTGTTCAAGGAAGATGTTAAAAAAAGTTTTGAAATATTTTTCGGAAAAAGAAAATAG